CGACCCTGGCATTGAGAAGGCAGAGAGCACCCGAAAGCCTGACCAGTGATCGCTCCTGCCTGCCCGCTGCCACCTGTACGTCTCTTCGCCTCACTTAGGTATGAATTTGTGTTTCCAGTCTTTGGGAACTATACCCAGAGAACACAAATGGGTGGTTCTCCGTCTTGCTACTTACCTTCAACGTAATACCACAATGCAACGTCTTTTATCGTCCTTCtgcgcctcctccttccttcttcttctcatttctcgAGTCTTCTAAGAGTACGAGGCTAAAATTGAGCAACACCAGCCTCTCATAGCACAAAAACTCATTCAAACGTCCCGCTAACCCACAATGCATtacctcttgtcctcctcctcctccctctgcgcctcctccttccttcttcttctcatttctcgAGTCTCCTAAGAGTACGAGGCTAAAATTGAGCAACACCAGCCTCTCATAGCACAAAAACTCATTCAAACGTCCCGCTAACCCACAATGCattacttcttgtcctcctcctcctccctctgcgcctcctccttcctcatctctcgAGCTTtctcaaaaaaacataaaaaaactcattcaatcttcttgttcttgttgatgttattgttctttttaacCATATGGTCTAGtctaaactcctcctcctcttcctcttcttcctcccgccTTACAGTTCACGTATATTTTAGGCTACAATGAAAACCGTTCTGTCAGTCACTCCAATGGTATATTTcaaaaaagaaagtatacaAAGCAACAATATTCAAGGAAACTTCAAATTTACATGACATTAATTATTATAAGCATCACGCAGTATAACAttgaagagaaacagacaatCAGATAGAGAAATTCAGTGCTTCTGGTTAGATCGCCTCGGGGCTTCTGTCTTGAGGTGACGAAGTGAAGGGCAGCACGTTGTGGCCTGAAATGACTTAGAAATGGATGCTTTTAACTGGGgaaagagaatgggaagaaatgGCTGAAGAATGGGATAGAAATAAATGATATGAGTTACTGGGTTATATGAATTGAAATATATAGAGATTATTACGTTGATTTTAAAGGAGTTGTGCTTAATTTTGACttgtgaaagagaaaatggcGAGGAATGACTGGAGAAAGGGATAGAAATTGAAGATGAACAAAATTTTACGTTATTTGATTAGAAGTACACAAAGACTACTACGTTAAATGAAGGATGTATTAAAAAGGGATGACATAgatcaaaagtaaataaataaataaataaaatagaagaaaataaaacgttTACTTACATTTTTGGGACAAGTTTTCCTTTTTCGGCGAtgtcttgctcttcctttgtgttcgttcGTGTCACGTCAGTTCGTCTCATGGTGTTAGTCAGTGTCATGTCGTAAGGGTCAGATTTAGCCTTGTCACAGTGCACGAGtcgtcattattttctttctcagtcaTTTTAACACTATTATGGCGCCTTAAGTTAgcaatgaaatagataaaacaagTAATTAcgcaataataagaagaataagattaagaacaagaagaagaacagtaacgttaatgataataacatcGTACACTTAGTAACAATATCGTACAGTCCTCTAAACCAAAATATCGTACACTAAACCAAAATGTCGTACACTAAATCAAAATATTGTACActaaattaaatgaaaacttgaaaaattaagaatctGAAAGGCAAACACATCAATAACACCTGTAATGAATAGAAAACGGATTAATTAATCAACTAAGCTAGGACAGGTGGAGATGAGGTTAATCATAGACTCATCTCATTGACTTTGTCACCtggttaaaataaaaataaataaagaaaggtagaaaacaGACgtacactctccctctctctctctctctcttccttttcccatcttcccttataagaatacaaatatatacaaataaattcgaaaaaaatagataaaataaataaatgaaaatctaaaaaaaatatatatataaactatttTTGTGGACTTTggatggttattattattattatcactattatttttactattattttctagAACACCAACTGAATAAATGTTTTCTTTAcgattttaaagagagagagaaaaaaagtaaaaaaaaaaaaaaaagaaaatttgtaacTTATTTCATACATAGACgtaaagagaacaaaaacaaaggaagaaagatggatagataaatagataaatagttagataaatagataaaacagatagataaatagataaataaacagatagacaggcagatgaatagacaaagaatgaaagagaatatgTAATGCAAGAAtacgataaagaaaaatgaataaacgagaagaaaagagtggaatgataattagaaaggaaaaataaattaaagaagatatccaagagagagagagagagagagagagagagagagagagagagagagagagagagagagagagagaatcatctaagaaaagaatgaaggaaggaaggaggaagagtgagatatgaagggagagaggagataaggaagaggggatgaaagagaggataaaaagagagagaaagaaaggagagaataaagaagaagagagggagatgaattGAAGGAAAGATCAAAGGAGGTTtgcaagggaaggaataaaagagagagagagagagagagagagagagagagagagagagagagagagagagagagagagagagagagagagagagagagagagagagagagttttacttCTCGTATTttccaccaaaaaataaaataaaataaataaataaaaaaactaagaaaaaaatataaataaataaaataaacgaaaaaaataaatagataaaaagacttTATAAATTTCGGCGTTCtaagtcgtctccgccagtttttctcacccttcacctctaaagacaaacaaaacagtgccttatccgtccatatacgAGGTACATTTCACATAcgtagggagggaaagggggcgGGGGGTCGCTTAAACTCAGTAtcagaaagagtgaaaaagaaaacgagagaacatGTGTCACGGGAAACTTAActaaacagaaagaaacagcAGACaacattcatccaccactcatCCACACTCATCCACCACATCACCTTCAGGAACACAGCATCCGCACTTCCCCTTGCAGTAGTTCTTCCCTACAAGAGGCTTCGTCTTACACTCCTCAGACTTCTTCATGTCCACGCACGTACCACCCAAGTCCAGACAATCTTTTTGGATCTTGCACTGCTTGGCGGCTGTGAGGGCGTGGATAGGTATTAAGCAGGTGTTAGGCAGGTGTCAGACAGGTGTTAGACAGGTATTAGGCAGGTATTAGACAGTTAATAGATACGTAGGAGGAGATAGGTGAAGTACAGCAGGTGTTAGTAATTTAATAGGGAGGTGTTAACAGAACAGGTGTGaaaaattagtgtgtgtgtgtgtgtgtgtgttaggttagataaaaTAGGTGCTAGTCACGTGTTAGGCAGTGTTAGGTAAGTAGCAGTTGTTAGGAACTAGGTAGGTGattgttaaattaggttaggacaggtgtgtgtgtgtgtgtgtgttaggtattGTTAGTAACTAGTAAATACGTAAGTTAGGACAAGTGAGTTAGAAAGTGTTATTAATTAAGAGATACGTAGGTGTTGGGTtaggagaggtgtgtgtgtgtcaggcagATGTGTTAACGATAAGCAGGTGTGCGTGGCAATTGCGTGGGAGGTGGTAAGActgcgcaggtgtgtgtgtgtgtgtgttggggggaaggagaagagagttATTTAGAAATGGAAAAGTTAAAAGGACAaatgtgaaagagagggagaaagagagagagagagagagagagagagagagagagagagagagagagagagagagagagagagagagagagagagaggcattacaGGAGGTACAAACAGGTGCAGGAGGGAAGACAGGTGTTTTAAAGAAGATATACGAGAGAAACCGTGACATATATATagaacaaaagaatgaaaaataaatatatatgcaaaaaagggaagataataatattttcgtctcttttctttcgtttctctcgcCAAGTGAACGCAACCTTTAGTgaaaagaagttaatgaagagttTTGGTCAATATTTGTGTGGTTTAACGGAATATTGCATCATTACCAgcgaaaactcccttgaaaacttgGCTAATTATCTTTGCGATCTTTATAAACATTTAATGAAAGGTTTTGGTGTGAAATTTcgtggttccagtgatagtttaacatcaattttgcatcattaacgtaaaaaaaagcacctttgaaaacccgtgtcacttcagctagagcctttGTAAAGTAGTGAAAGTGTAGCCAGATGTGTTTAAAAATATGAACCTCTCTAACTCGTACTGAGAAGTTTGCTTTTTCACTGtcactgtttttcaaggccacataAATGATTACCCAAGTTATCaagtgtttatcctgttaataacgtagaaatgttattaatctgtcaatgaagccacaaaaacacccttgaaaactcgtcTAACTATTTTCTAAAGCCACagagagtgtttcttctgttaataacgtagaaatgttgttaatctgtcaatggAGCcacaaaaacatccttgaaaacccgtctAACTATTTTCTAAAGCCACagagagtgtttcttctgttaataacgtagaaatgttgttaatctgtcaatggagccacaaaaacacccttgaaaacccgtctAACTATTTTCTAAAGCCACAgagagtttctcctgttaataacgtagaaatgttaatctgtcactgtagccacaaaaaaaaaaaaaactttgaaaacCCTCGTGTAACTTCACTAAGGCCACagagagtattttttttcctgctaataatgtagaaatattgttaatctgtcactagagccacaAAAACCATCATGAAAACCCGTATGTAACTTCAACCAAAGCCTTTGCAAAGTACTGGAGGTGAGTCACTGCAGTATACTCACGCAGGCAACACACACAGTTGGCACCACTGCAGAAATTCTTCTGAACCTTGATCTTCCCTGAACATTCGCTCTTGTCCGTGGTGCAGAAACCTTTCTTCTTGGCGCACTTCTTGGACACGCATGCTGAGGAGAGGGGAGgccgtgagggagggaagggaaggaagaacaggaggaaggaagggtagaccgtgagggaaggaaaagaagaataggaggaagaccgttggggggtgggggaaggaagaagatgaagaggaagaaggaaaggagagattcAGAAAAGggataggagagaaggaaggaaaaagaatggatAGTGATTCAAGAGGGGGAATCAGGAGAGGCAGAAACACCCTGATTATTTAAAGTAACAAGAACACCCTTGTTTTTAGACAATACAAATAAGAACACCATAGGTTTTAGACAGTGCAAAAAAGAAAACCCTAATTTTTACACAATACAAATGAGAACACCCTAGTTTTTAGACAGTACAAGATAGAAGACCCTAGTTTTTTTAGTCGAAATTCGAAAAAGCCTAGTGTAAGGGGCTACGGGCCTACCTGGCTGCTGCACCTCGTCCGTGCAACAAACACAGTTCTTTTTGCTACAATATTTTATCTCCTTAGTGCTGACGAGCATAGTCTGGCCACTGGGACACCCTTTCTTCTTGCTCGCGCATTTCCCCCATACTTTCTTGCAAGGATTTCGGGGTTTGCACtctgggaaaaagaaaatttaagttATGAAAAGTAaacgataagaaaaataattattggtcttgttgttatttttgttattattatttagttattgttgatcttttttgtttatttagtgtcaggatttatttttatttttattattttacgcTCGTATTgattcttttaatttatttattgtcttggTAAGGTTaatgtagaaagagagagagagagagagagagagagagagagagagagagagagagagagagagagagagagagagagagagagagaaatgaaaccATGTATAcgtaagaaaagtaaataaataaataaaagaacgaaaaaacacaattatgaaacagacaaacaaacagacagacagacagacagacagacagacagatagagaccgtgatatttcctctcctcatcttctgttaaatattcttcatcttctgtcAAATATTGTTCATCTGTCAAATATTCCTCATCTGTCAAGtgttcttcagcctctcttcgttttctttcctcggcTCCCGTGCTCTCGTCTTGTCCGGAAGCGCCGCCGTTCGAATCCCGCACGGCatctgtattttattattttaatttttattttttttaatgatgtgtTTAGTTAGTGGTCATTAGCTAGTTGGGTAGTTAGCTGATAGTGTAGTTCGATGGttaatttgttttatcttttgtttgtttatttatttatttatttgtttatttatctattcagtTCGTTTAATTAATCATAAATTTATCGTAtctgtgatttttcttttatttattttaactcattttatttatttatttatctttatgtgtgtacgtatgtgcgtGCGTAAtctgatgcacacacacacacacacacacacatacacacacacacacacacacacacacacacacacactctctctctctctctctctctctctctctctctctctctctctctctctctctctctctctctctctacttactcttcttcttcttcttgcctctcgcatctcctttctctcctttcttttttgatgctgaaaataataataataataataataataataataataataataataataataataataataatcagctGTATGGGAAATTAATCAAAAGCTTGGGAAAACTTTAAAGaccgtggggaaaaaaaaaaaaaactcttaattaGGTAGACAGAAAGTACCATAGGACAGGTAGAAGAGGAAATGGTGGACAGGTACCAATGGATTACTAGTGACGTGTTTTGCCCGCACCTGTTTACCTGTGTGCCGCGAGGAGCAGGTGTGAGTGGCGACAGGTTCCGATGTGGCTGTTGTGACGCGTGGAGGtgtggccaggtgtgtgtgtgtgtgtatgtgtgtgtttctgtttatctatttgtctatctatctttgtcaCGTCCCTTACCTGTCACGCAGCAGACGCCTGACTTGCAAGTGGCTGCCCGCACTGCCCTGCCATCCCCACACTGCTCGGCCGAGGGTACACACTGACCTCCGGGACACGCCTGGGAACGTCAGGAGGCAGGATtaggacagaggaagagagagagagagagaaagagagagagagagagagagagagagagagagagagagagagagatgaatgtataaatagatagatagatggtgaTAGTTTtagaagacagagagatagatagatagacagacagacagacagacagacacacagacacatacatacagacagacagacagttttGGATTCGGATACGAGAATGCAAAGtgaatggacacacacacacacacacacacacacacacacaaacaaacagacaaacaaacagacaaacaaacatacctTTCTagccattcccttcctcttcttcctcttcttctctccattcttctggtcacctcccttcccttccttcttcaccttcttcctcctccttctcttcttcttctctccattcttctggtcacctctcttcccttccttcttcaccttcttcctcctcttctctttatttttcagatcacccttcttccctccctttaccttcttcctcctcttcttcttcttctcttcactcttctggtcacctttcttctcttccttcttcatcttcttcttctttttcaatatTCTCTTCGCTTTTACCTCCTCCGGGACTTCTACTTCCTTACCTCTCGCTTCCCTCGCCTCCTGCACGCCCTCCGCCACCAGCAGGCTCTTCTGTCCATGCTCGGGGGCTCTTAGATCTTGGCTCGCGGTATCCCTCGTCAGCGCCGCCGTCAGCACCGTCAGAAGTAGGAAAACTGTTCCCCAGCTTGCCATCTCGTCGTCAGCAGTGGAAGGGAAGTGAGAAGGCTGTTTATATTGTCccgttctccctctctctcgctcagttccccccatcccccccctgTTCTtccgcccccctctctctctctccccctctctctatctctcgttcggtctgtctctcctctccctctctccctcttcctcttcctcgcacacttgtcttgtcagtgttttttttgttaatgtgtgtatgtttctctctctctctctctctctctctctctctctctctctctctctctctctctctctctctcatcttcaatCTTCATTTCTtaatcattttcttctcttcctctctctctttctccttctcatacgtaattatcttcttcttcttcttcttcttcttcttcttcttcttcttctttctcctcctcctcctcctcctcttcttcattaatttatcacgactttctttcctttgtgttatctctctctctctctctctctctctctctctctctctctctctctctctctctctctctcttgtcatttcctcttttctcttattttatttcttctttttctctctccagttcatctttatctcgttttctttgtcttcttctcttccacttccatctcctttattccttttttcatctgtctcccctttcatcattattttctttcctcttctttcattctctctctctctctctctctctctctctctctctctctctctctctctctctctctctctctctctctctcttcacacgtAAGCAAAAATGATGTGGcgtgttttactctctctctctctctctctctctctctctctctctctctctctctctctctctctctctgttcagaataataatatatacatttatcacgaactaggtgtgtgtgtgtgtgtgtgtgtgtgtgtgtgtgtgtgtgtgtgtgtggccaacgtggaagcaaagaggaggaggaggaggaggaggaggaggaagaggaggtggaggaagagttcaagtcacaggaaggaggaaatacagaagcaggcagggagttccagagtttaccagagaaagggatgaaagactgagaacactggttaactcttgcattaaggaggtggacagaactgtggcgagagaaagaagagagtcttgtgTTTCTaatccagcctctctctctctctctctctgtcacgagGGATTTgtcacacacatactcgtacacgcacacacacatacacacgcacacacacacgcgcaca
The sequence above is drawn from the Scylla paramamosain isolate STU-SP2022 chromosome 44, ASM3559412v1, whole genome shotgun sequence genome and encodes:
- the LOC135094017 gene encoding protein FAM133B-like isoform X2, with amino-acid sequence MASWGTVFLLLTVLTAALTRDTASQDLRAPEHGQKSLLVAEGVQEAREARGKEVEVPEEVKAKRILKKKKKMKKEEKKGDQKSEEKKKKRRKKVKGGKKGDLKNKEKRRKKVKKEGKRGDQKNGEKKKRRRRKKVKKEGKGGDQKNGEKKRKKRKGMARKACPGGQCVPSAEQCGDGRAVRAATCKSGVCCVTASKKKGEKGDARGKKKKKKCKPRNPCKKVWGKCASKKKGCPSGQTMLVSTKEIKYCSKKNCVCCTDEVQQPACVSKKCAKKKGFCTTDKSECSGKIKVQKNFCSGANCVCCLPAKQCKIQKDCLDLGGTCVDMKKSEECKTKPLVGKNYCKGKCGCCVPEGDVVDECG
- the LOC135094017 gene encoding RNA polymerase-associated protein CTR9 homolog isoform X1; this translates as MASWGTVFLLLTVLTAALTRDTASQDLRAPEHGQKSLLVAEGVQEAREARGKEVEVPEEVKAKRILKKKKKMKKEEKKGDQKSEEKKKKRRKKVKGGKKGDLKNKEKRRKKVKKEGKRGDQKNGEKKKRRRRKKVKKEGKGGDQKNGEKKRKKRKGMARKACPGGQCVPSAEQCGDGRAVRAATCKSGVCCVTASKKKGEKGDARGKKKKKNAVRDSNGGASGQDESTGAEERKRREAEEHLTDEEYLTDEQYLTEDEEYLTEDEERKYHECKPRNPCKKVWGKCASKKKGCPSGQTMLVSTKEIKYCSKKNCVCCTDEVQQPACVSKKCAKKKGFCTTDKSECSGKIKVQKNFCSGANCVCCLPAKQCKIQKDCLDLGGTCVDMKKSEECKTKPLVGKNYCKGKCGCCVPEGDVVDECG